A region of Plantactinospora sp. BC1 DNA encodes the following proteins:
- a CDS encoding cellulose-binding protein translates to MSAPEPTRPRLLAAAPWIVVLAGVLVMTVLFALAAGYLTGDRRTSGAPEPAWPFAPGSTPAPVDSGTDPASPSSSPSAAPRTPTPTSARPNGGKPAASRPAPPRTTPARPRPTTSAPKPPEPLTGRYRVLADYRDSFIAEVLVRNESGSAQSWTVELRFRHEVDDLRGFWVEGAPRPSVDRDDGRWIFRSGAPLAGGESDPLRFQFERWGDGERPISCTVNGRACQIP, encoded by the coding sequence TCGTCGTGCTGGCCGGCGTCCTGGTGATGACCGTGCTCTTCGCCCTCGCCGCCGGATACCTCACCGGTGACCGGCGCACCTCCGGCGCGCCCGAGCCGGCCTGGCCGTTCGCCCCCGGCTCCACCCCGGCACCGGTGGACTCCGGCACCGACCCGGCGAGTCCGAGCAGTTCCCCGTCGGCGGCGCCCCGGACCCCGACGCCGACCTCGGCGCGGCCGAACGGCGGCAAGCCGGCCGCGTCCCGGCCCGCTCCGCCGCGCACCACACCGGCACGGCCCCGGCCGACCACCTCCGCACCGAAGCCGCCCGAGCCGCTGACCGGCCGCTACCGGGTACTCGCCGACTACCGTGACTCGTTCATCGCCGAGGTGCTGGTGCGCAACGAGAGCGGCTCGGCACAGTCCTGGACCGTGGAGCTGCGGTTCCGGCACGAGGTCGACGACCTGCGGGGCTTCTGGGTCGAGGGCGCGCCCCGGCCATCGGTGGACCGCGACGACGGGCGGTGGATCTTCCGCAGCGGTGCACCGCTGGCCGGTGGAGAATCCGATCCGCTGCGGTTCCAGTTCGAACGCTGGGGCGACGGCGAGCGGCCGATCAGCTGCACGGTGAACGGTCGGGCCTGCCAGATCCCGTAG